The Brassica napus cultivar Da-Ae chromosome C7, Da-Ae, whole genome shotgun sequence genome has a segment encoding these proteins:
- the LOC106449858 gene encoding probable disease resistance protein At4g19520: MDTDVNNNNDKANHCVYISFDNNDQSISFFINYLKATFNHHGIYQLDDQSDRLADRIKILVVVFSKEDTFSAPENLVNQLPKKDLVVVPVLYKVTILSARQNAMLDQVLLDSSAVLPGHIYNEERSEYEFTKEIARDVCEKLYPTAEIGIHRRQKEIENLLCKQPWGVRTLGIFGKPGIGKTTLAIALFRHMSGGYDASCLIKDFDTKYNGKRLDPLDPDYLSEIPMEEFDQNCIDSEPINRKKRVLIALDDVRNAPDAKSFLGGFDKFGPGSLIIITSQNEQILKECQVSVFYELKGLNDEEALELFTRCAFGNIVIEEDPLDLSKNEIKSKTMVEMVSTLPDVCEVLIAENKCIRLIPYEEYNEAKENKEFQSDNDAVSATRDTDIITLTTSDLCSKSYPQKNLRSRIYKRFSKSLPRNLRLYRLDYNSMIRSLSEHLQKHHNDILQGVASQLQKLSQSFLNSRDHDLLEQNLQRLFTLSGGCDRIKRFLDLLRKNRELNRKGRRELEIKLNRD, translated from the exons ATGGACACCGacgtcaacaacaacaacgacaAAGCAAATCACTGCGTTTATATCAGTTTTGACAACAACGACCAATCAatttccttcttcatcaactaCCTCAAAGCTACTTTCAACCACCATGGGATCTATCAGCTCGATGATCAAAGTGATCGGTTGGCTGATCGAATTAAGattcttgttgttgttttctCCAAGGAGGACACGTTCTCTGCGCCTGAAAATCTTGTGAATCAACTCCCTAAGAAAGACCTTGTGGTGGTTCCAGTGCTCTATAAAGTCACGATATTATCGGCGAGGCAGAATGCAATGCTCGATCAGGTTTTACTAGACTCATCAGCAGTATTACCAGGTCACATATATAATGAAGAACGAAG tGAATACGAATTTACGAAAGAGATCGCCAGGGATGTGTGTGAGAAGCTCTATCCAACGGCTGAGATTGGGATCCACAGAAGGCAAAAGGAGATAGAAAACTTGCTTTGCAAGCAACCATGGGGCGTCCGAACTCTAGGCATTTTTGGTAAGCCTGGTATTGGCAAGACGACTTTGGCTATAGCCCTCTTTCGCCATATGTCTGGTGGTTATGATGCTTCTTGCCTCATCAAAGATTTTGACACAAAATATAACGGGAAGAGACTTGATCCTTTAGATCCTGACTACTTGAGTGAGATTCCAATGGAGGAGTTTGACCAAAACTGTATTGATTCAGAGCCGATCAACCGCAAGAAAAGGGTTCTTATTGCTCTGGACGATGTGCGAAATGCTCCGGATGCAAAGTCGTTTCTTGGTGGATTTGACAAGTTTGGTCCAGGAAGCTTGATCATCATAACCTCCCAAAATGAACAAATTCTTAAAGAATGCCAGGTGAGTGTGTTTTATGAGCTTAAAGGTCTAAACGATGAAGAAGCTCTGGAGCTGTTCACAAGGTGTGCCTTTGGAAATATTGTCATAGAAGAAGATCCTCTGGACCTTTCAAAGAATGAGATTAAGAGCAAGACAATGGTAGAAATGGTATCGACATTGCCTGATGTTTGTGAAGTACTCATTGCAGAAAACAAATGTATTCGGTTAATCCCATATGAAGAATACAACGAGGCCAAAGAAAATAAGGAGTTCCAATCTGACAACGATGCTGTGTCG GCCACTAGAGATACAGATATCATAACTCTGACCACATCAGACTTGTGCTCCAAGTCTTATCCTCAGAAGAACCTGAGATCCAGGATTTACAAACGTTTCTCCAAGTCTCTACCTCGTAATCTAAGGCTTTACCGATTGGATTATAACTCTATGATCAGATCTTTGTCTGAACACTTACAAAAGCACCACAATGATATACTACAAGGAGTTGCTAGTCAACTTCAGAAACTTAGTCAAAGCTTTTTAAACTCACGCGACCACGATTTGCTAGAGCAAAATCTCCAACGTCTCTTTACTCTCTCTGGTGGTTGCGATAGGATCAAACGTTTTCTAGATCTTCTAAGGAAAAATAGAGAATTGAATCGTAAGGGGAGAAGAGAACTGGAGATTAAACTTAACCGAGATTAA
- the LOC106449860 gene encoding protein PHLOEM PROTEIN 2-LIKE A8, with the protein MMASSSRNVKPQVFINFRGADLRRNFAPYLHDVLHRNGINAFIDNDLQVGENLTNLFEKIEESTVAVAILSSKYTESDWCLKELVKIKECVDRRTLWVIPVFYKLKTSTVKDLEGSFGFQLWELWRKENHCNRDDRILKWDAALQDVSGRKALRFLEDSVEATFVDTIAIHIQNFLSKDKQLREENLKPQGKGGENLKHEEGSNMASSSIKPGEQCLKQLEEKLDVDCNDDKTRLLGVVGMA; encoded by the exons atgatgGCATCCTCATCTCGAAACGTCAAACCACAAGTGTTCATCAATTTCCGAGGAGCAGACCTGCGTAGAAACTTTGCCCCCTATCTCCATGACGTCTTGCACAGAAATGGGATCAATGCTTTTATAGACAATGACTTGCAAGTAGGTGAGAATCTTACGAATCTTTTTGAAAAGATTGAGGAGTCCACGGTGGCGGTGGCGATCTTATCGAGTAAGTACACGGAGTCAGATTGGTGTTTGAAAGAGCTGGTGAAGATAAAAGAGTGCGTAGATCGACGCACTCTCTGGGTTATTCCAGTATTCTATAAGTTAAAGACATCCACTGTGAAGGATCTTGAGGGAAGTTTTGGTTTTCAGCTATGGGAGCTGTGGAGAAAAGAAAATCATTGTAATCGAGACGACCGAATCCTTAAATGGGATGCAGCTTTGCAGGACGTTAGCGGCAGGAAGGCGTTAAGATTTTTAGAAGACAG TGTTGAAGCGACTTTCGTGGATACAATAGCAATACATATTCAGAATTTCCTAAGCAAAGATAAACAGCTGAGAGAAGAAAACCTTAAACCCCAAGGAAAAGGAGGAGAAAACCTTAAGCATGAGGAAGGCTCTAACATGGCATCAAGCAGTATCAAGCCAGGAGAACAATGCctgaagcaattggaagaaaaGCTGGATGTTGACTGTAATGACGACAAAACTCGTTTACTTGGAGTCGTTGGGATGGCTTGA
- the LOC106446523 gene encoding protein NUCLEAR FUSION DEFECTIVE 4-like, whose product MAGQSRKWMILVATIWIQAFTGTNFDFSTYSSDLKSVLGISQVQLNYLAVASDLGKVFGWSSGLALLYFPLWTVLFAAAIMGFVGYGVQWLVITNVISLPYILVFLCCLLAGLSICWFNTVCFVLCIRNFPANRSLALSLTVSFNGVSAALYTLAYNAINPISTQLYLLLNALIPLIVSFAALIPIIRQPPLEPLPPDGVRRDSFMFLLLNILAVLNGVYLLLFGSKTSGVTSARLLFGGSILLLILPLCLPGLVYARNWYLHKVHSSFRLEGSGFILVDVDELEIHKGMVTREASFDGYQLLNDDVVLRTAITPVQKSFIEDNNSRSCCSKLITRNQLGMLGEEHPLFMLLCRSDFWLYYIAYFCGGTIGLVYSNNLGQIAQSLGQSSETTTLVTLYSSFSFFGRLLSATPDYIRAKFYFARTGWLAVALFPTTVALFLLASSGSLSALQAGTALIGLSSGFIFAAAVSITSELFGPNSVGVNHNILITNIPIGSLVYGFLAALVYESHSTAGSKTGSVICMGRDCYFLTFVWWGCLSVIGLASSVVLFLRTRRAYQRFEQDRIASSMLYS is encoded by the exons ATGGCGGGACAGTCGCGAAAATGGATGATTCTGGTGGCGACGATCTGGATTCAAGCCTTCACCGGAACCAATTTCGATTTCTCGACGTACTCGTCGGATTTGAAATCGGTTCTAGGGATTTCTCAGGTGCAGCTGAACTACCTCGCCGTCGCTTCGGATCTCGGGAAGGTTTTCGGCTGGTCATCGGGGCTCGCGCTTTTGTATTTCCCTCTCTGGACGGTTCTCTTCGCGGCGGCGATTATGGGATTCGTCGGGTATGGTGTTCAGTGGCTCGTCATCACTAACGTTATCTCTTTGCCGTACATCCTG GTGTTTCTATGTTGTTTACTAGCCGGACTAAGTATCTGCTGGTTTAACACAGTCTGCTTTGTGCTCTGCATCAGAAACTTCCCTGCCAACAGATCACTTGCGCTTTCTCTCACAGTCAGCTTCAATGGCGTTAGTGCTGCCTTATACACTCTTGCTTACAACGCAATCAACCCTATCTCCACACAGCTATACCTTCTCTTAAACGCCCTTATTCCTCTCATCGTCTCCTTCGCTGCTCTCATCCCTATTATTCGCCAACCGCCTCTTGAGCCTCTCCCACCAGACGGAGTTCGTAGAGACTCTTTCATGTTTCTCTTGCTCAACATATTAGCGGTTTTGAACGGGGTTTATCTGCTTCTCTTTGGTTCAAAGACTTCTGGTGTAACCTCAGCTCGTCTCCTCTTTGGTGGATCGATTCTTCTCTTGATTCTCCCTTTATGCCTTCCCGGTTTAGTCTACGCTCGTAACTGGTATCTGCACAAAGTCCACTCCAGTTTCCGTTTAGAAGGTTCCGGTTTCATTCTCGTTGATGTCGATGAGCTTGAGATACATAAAGGAATGGTCACACGTGAAGCTAGCTTCGACGGCTATCAGTTGCTGAACGATGATGTAGTACTGCGAACAGCCATTACTCCTGTTCAGAAGAGTTTCATTGAAGATAACAACAGCAGATCTTGTTGCAGTAAGCTCATTACAAGAAACCAACTTGGAATGCTTGGAGAAGAACATCCTCTGTTTATGCTATTGTGCAGATCAGACTTCTGGCTTTACTATATAGCTTATTTTTGCGGTGGCACGATTGGACTTGTCTATAGCAACAACCTTGGACAGATTGCACAATCTTTAGGACAAAGCTCTGAGACAACAACTCTTGTCACGCTTTATTCGTCTTTCTCATTCTTTGGTCGGTTGCTTTCAGCAACACCAGACTATATCAGAGC GAAGTTTTATTTCGCTAGAACCGGGTGGCTAGCCGTCGCTCTTTTCCCAACCACAGTTGCTCTTTTCTTGCTGGCATCATCAGGGAGTTTGTCAGCGTTACAAGCAGGAACAGCTCTAATCGGTCTAAGCTCGGGTTTCATTTTCGCAGCAGCTGTTTCCATAACGTCTGAGCTCTTTGGACCAAACAGCGTCGGGGTTAACCACAACATCCTCATCACAAACATACCGATAGGATCCTTGGTCTACGGTTTCTTAGCTGCTTTGGTCTATGAATCCCATAGCACCGCTGGGTCAAAGACCGGGTCGGTTATATGTATGGGGCGAGACTGTTATTTCCTAACGTTTGTGTGGTGGGGATGCTTGTCGGTGATTGGGCTAGCTTCAAGTGTTGTCTTGTTTCTGAGAACTAGAAGAGCCTATCAACGTTTTGAACAAGATCGGATAGCTTCAAGCATGCTCTATTCTTGA